GACACCAAATCCAGTTAGTACCGTGTTACTCCCCATTAAAACTGCATCCACATCCCACTTAGATGCCAGCTCATAGTAAAGTTCCAAATCAGCATCAAAACCAGTTATTCTCCCGTCTAAACTCACTGCATTGTAAAGTATAACTATCGGCATCATTTAAAACCCCTCTACCTGTTTAAGGACATTTAATTGTATCATATCAGTATAGAACATCTTATAACAATTTATTTAGATCTTCAACTGAATACAAATCATCATTATCCATTAATTTTTCCATTTCATCCATTTTAACATGTTTAAGAGCCTTTTGCATGCTTTTAAGGCTGGAATATATCAGTAAACTGGGTAAGCTGATACGGGCCACCCCACATTTCTTGAGATCAGAGATACTGAAGTTGTGCAGATTGTAGGGCATCCCCGCCGCTATGGTCACCGGTCCTTTAACCTCCCGGGTGATGGTTAGCACTTCTTCCATGGTTGCAGTGTAAACTATGAAGGCCAGTGTGGCGCCGGCATCCAGATATGCATTAGCCCGTTCAATGGCTATGTTCAAGGCTTCCTCCCGATCAGGAGTTGATTTAAGTGCATCGGTACGGCCATTTATAACCAGATCAGAGTTACCCTTAACTTCTGCGGCCTCACGAGCCAGTGTGATCTTCTGGACCATCACCTCCTCATCTACGATTTCCAGTGGTCCGGGTTTTCCTAATATCTGGTCTTCCAGGTTGAGTCCTGCCACCCCTACTTTCATAAACTTTTCCACAGTTTCCGGGATGGTTTTAATGTCACCATATCCGTCTTCTGCATCGGCCATCACTGGCACATCCACTGCTTCTACTATCCGACGGGTCCATTTCAGGTTATCATCCAGGGTAATATTACTCTCTCGGGGGTATGCGGCTTGGATTGAAAAACTGTAACCAGAACACTGTACTGCTTTAAACCCTGCTTTTTCGATCATCCGGGCACTGATTGGATCGTAGGCATTGGGCATGATGAGGGTTTCTTTATCTAAAATCAGATCCCTTAACAACTTGCTTTTATTCATATCTACACCAGTTAACCATATGATTAACCGATTATAATTAAAATATCGATTTACAGTTTAATTATAGAAATATAAAAAAAAAGTGTAGAGTTTAAGAATAAGGAATTTATATTAAGAAAACTGTCCAATATTTGAATCTGGAAAGAGAAAATATTAATTTCTCATTTTTTAAGGAAAATAAGTGTTTATAGTTTTTTTAACATCTTCTAACCATAATTCGCGTTCTTTAGGTGTGCTGCTGGCTATGGTACGGAACATTTTTCGGTTGAAATTTTTTATTCCACAGAAATCAAAAACACAATCCTTCCAGATGCGCTCCAGCGGGTCACCGAATACTTGGATTTCCCGTTCTAATGGCGTATTGGACGTGTTAAAAACTAGGGCTGTTTCAGCTACCAGTAAACCTTCAGGTACACCTGAGCCATCATCCCCCTCTTCGAACTGGTAGGCCACACCTGATCTTAGCACCCGGTCGGTCCATCCCTTCAATATAGCAGGGGGCTGACCCCACCAGTTGGGATGTATGATTATAATCCCATGGGCTTTTTTTATCTCCTGACGATGCTTCAACACCAGTGGATCAGAGGTTTCCCCTGTGGCCAGTTCAGATCCCTCCAGAAGTGGGTTGAATTCCTCTTCGTAGAGATTGTGGGCGAGGATCTGGTGTCTGTTTTCATTCAAAGTATCCAGAACAGTCTGGTAAATGGCATGATTGAAGCTTTCTCGGTAAGGATGGGCAAGTATGACTAAAATTTCCATAAAATCCCCTATGATTTTTATTTTATGAGTATTACTTTATTATTCCCTGGTTATTTTAAAGAGTATGGATAGTGCAACCAGCTGCACCATGTTAATCAAAAATAGGGGCAGCCTGGGACCATGCCATTCTGAAATCCGAACTTCAATGGGAATTAAAAGAGGCATGGCAATGAAAATGGCAGATACTATATTTTGCAGGAGTAGGAAGGATGAAAAATAGAGTAGGCCAATGGTGAATCCTGATTTTACTTGATTGTATGTTTTCCAGTATGCTTTGATTAGGAACAATAATAGAATAATGTTGGCGATCCCCACCACAGCAGCCACTGCAATCAATAATAGACCAATATCTCCATTTAACATCTTATCAACCATTTTATCATGTGTGAATAATAAAAAATGGGATGAATTCCATTAAATAAGGGAATTCACCTAATTCACTTTTTTATATCCAAATTTCCCAACTTATTATTTAAATCCTAGTTCCTTAATCAACTTATAGTGATCTAAAATTACTTCTAGTTTTTTATTTTCCCATCAAGCACGTTTACAATCCTTTCAGCCATGTTTCCCACGTATGGTTCGTGGGTTACCATGACCAGGGTTACATTTTCCTTTTCATGCAGATCACTCATGAGTTTCAGTATCACATCCCCGGTTTTGGAGTCCAGGGACCCGGTGGGTTCATCAGCCAGGATAATGGAGGGATTGTTCACCAGTGCCCGGGCTATGGCCACTCTCTGACGCTCACCCCCGGAAAGTTTGGTGGGTATCTGATCGGCCTTGTCCTCGAGACCAACTTCCATTAAGAGCCCCATTGCCCGTTCATGCATCTGACTGCTGGAGAGATCAGTTTCATACATGGGTATTTCCACGTTTTCCAGTACAGTGAGGTTGGGTATCAGGTTGTGCATCTGGAAGACGAATCCAATCTCCTGGGAACGGAATTCGTTCAATTCTTTGGTGTTCATGAGATCGATACCTGCCACTTTAATGGTTCCTTCATCAGCCACATCTAGTGCTCCGATCATGTTGAGAAGGGTTGATTTACCAGAACCAGATGGTCCCATGATGGAAAGGAATTCGCCCTTTTTAACTTCCAAGTTAAGACCATTTAAAGCCTTTATTTTACCATCATCGTAGCTTTTTTTAAGGTCATGGATCTCGATGATGTTTCTATCCTTACTCATAAAATCATCCCCATTTCCATCATACTTATCCTAACACCATTATTCATAGCGCAACGCCTCGGTTGGTGATAGTCGGGATGCCCGGTAGGCAGGATACAAGCCTCCGATTATTCCCACTACAAATGCAACCACGAAGGCTTCCAGGAATATTTCTGGTGCAAATGATGGTTCTATGGTTCCCCCAAATGATAGGGATAACAAGACCACCACCCCTACCACGGCAACTATGGTTCCCACCACCGCAGCGATAAGGGTTAAAACCACTGATTCACCTAGGATCATTCCCAGAATCCTCTTTTCTTTCCACCCCACTGCTTTTAATACCCCTATTTCCCTTGTTCTTTCGAAAACAGACATTATCATAGTGTTTATTACCCCAACACCACCGATTACTATTGCCAGGAGGGATATGGCCCATGTGGCAGCATCGATAGTGCTGAGTGCACTGTTCATTCTACCGGCTATTGCTTCGGCACTGGTGGTGGACAGTTCATTGGGGTAAGTTGTTTCAATGGATTTACTCACCTCAGTGGTATTGGCATCCGGGTTGATCTTCACCGCAATGGTGCTGACAGTGTTATTGTTACTTGTGAGGTTCTGCAAAGTGGTTAGGGACATGAAAACACCGGCATCAGTCATGAAATTTCCAGTCTCGAATATTCCGGTGATGGTGAAATCCTTTCCGAACAGGTTTACGGTGTCACCCACACTTTTGTTAAGATTTGTAGAAACAGTTTTCCCAATTATAACTTGATTTTCACTGGTTGTCTCGTATAAGGATCCAGTTACGTTTTCAATTCCAGCCAGGCTCAGCTTACCTGGATCCATACCAGTCACCGAAAGTCCACCTAAACTGTTGGGACCACCCGACCCCATACTAATAGTTCCAGATGTAGTACCAGTAGAACTGGTTCCCACAGATGATCCGCTGGTGGAGGTGTTGGTTGCCTTTAATAAACCTGCCGTTTCTTTAACTCCAGATATGTTCTGTAATTCCGTTACTCTACTTTCATTTACCCTCCCAGATCCCATGCTACTTGATCCAGTCTGCATTACATTGATTTCAGCAGCTCCTGCTTTTAGGGTGCTGGTTGTTGACTCTTTAAGGCCACCGGTAACCATACCCAGGGCCACGATGACCATGATTCCAATTGCAATTCCCACAATTGCAAGGGCACCTCTTGTTTTGTTCCTGAAGGGATTTTTCAGGATCAACTTTAAGTATGACATGATGTTTCCTATTTAAAATGATTATTAAATTTTTATGCCGAATTCAAGCACTAAAGATGGATAAATTATGCACAAATTGTGCACAAATTCACTTACCAAGCTCTTTATTCAAATTATTAACCAACTTTTTATTCACGGGTTATTTTGAAAAGTATGGATAGTGCAATTAACTGGACTATGTTGATTAAAAATAATGGTAGTCTAGGTCCACTGATTTCTGGTCCGTGGAATTCCAGTTGTGCAAATAGGGGTAGTGCCAGGAATATGGTAGAGACAATGTTTTGGAATAGTAGGAATGTGGAAAAATACAGTAATCCAATGGTGAATTTGGATTTAACCTGGCGATAAGTATCCCAGTAAAGGTATAATAATCCCAGTAGCAGGCAAACATTCGCAATTCCAATTGCCACTGCCACAAATGTTACCACACCACCAAACTGACCATATTCTGCCAATACCATGTTTTTACCCCTAATAGCTTCGAATTAAACTATTAATCCACTTTTAATTCTCCCCATATTCCCTGAAACGTATCAAAATTTTCTTCCATTTTATCAGTTAGAAAGTACATCTCCCCATATTTACGCTTACCTGGAGATGTAATGACATTATTTTCTTCTAATACCTTAATATGATGCCTTATTGTTTTATAATTTAAATTTAATACTTCTGAAAGCTGATTAGCATTGTAAGGTCTTTGGTGTAATGCCAGGATTATCTTAGCACGGTTAGGCCCTCCAGTTGAGCCAGCTATTAACCACCAAAGCAGCTTCCTCATGATCACACCTGCAAGTTGTATTACAAAAATGTGGATAAAACTATGATTTCATTTTACTAAAATACCATTCTATTTTAAACCACATCCAATAATGTTTAATTCAACCAAAAAAGGATAATTAAAATTTTAATCAGTAGGATAGTTACAGATAGAGCACCAGGAAAACATCACCACCAGGACCACAATCACCATCGGCGAATTCATCCACATACTCTGGAAGGTAATAACTTGCAGGTTCCAGTCCTTCCTCAACAAATCCTGCCTTTTTATAGGATCTGATAGCCATCTTATTATGTTTTGAAGGGCGCATTATAACTTTATCATATCCCATATCCTTAATTCTACTGGCAAGTTGTAAAATAGCCTTGGTTCCATATCCATGACCAGTGCAGCTACGTTCCTTTAGCCATATGTCAAACTCAGTGATTTTATCCTGAAGATGGAATGATGTGTAGGATATAATACCTATATCATCAGTTTTCCCATTTTTCCGGGAAACTATAATATAACAACGGCCTCTTTCTTCTTGAGAGCCAGTGAAAAAGTAATCCTCATAATCAGATTGGAACTCCTTATAAGAGGGTAGATTGTCACTGGTGTATCCCTGTAACTGGTTTAAAAAATCTGAAAAGTCAGAGAAATACAACCACTGGTAGGCTTTCTTCCTATCTTTGATTGTTGCTTTTCTTAGTTCAATCATCCTCTATCCCCCGGAAGAATATTAAAAATTAATTGGATTGAATTTTGTCCATACTACTTTTTTTCTAGCAAGATAGTAAAATACTATTTACTATTTAAGTACATGCCTTCAGTTCTGATTTTAAAATTAAAGCCATCAACATGAATTCAAAGACCAGAAAAATCAGGGGAGTTATCAGCGTATTAGCGCAGTTATGAGGATTAAATAAAAAATATAAGGCAAATATAATGTTTTGAATAAGGAAAAGTAGGGAGAATCCCTTCATAACATTTTTAAAAAGTTTTTTATCCCCATTTGGGTTTGAATAAATATTTAATAGTGCCAGTGCCAGAACCATATTCATAGTGCTGGCCAACACAGGGGAAATGCTGAGTTGTGATATGTAAATTATCCATACATTTGTTAATCCACCAGAAACTAAGTTAAAAAGATAAACTAATGAAATTAAATCCAGATACATGTTGTAAACCCCATACTCAGAAAATATAAAATTGTTAAAATGTTCATTTTGGAAGCTCAATTTATCTGAAAAAAAAGAAAGTTTTATAATTGTATTTACAATTATAAACTCACCAATCGCTTTATTTTATTACAACACCATCCCTCATTTTGATAATTTCATCAGCAAAACTGGCTGATGCTGGATTATGGGTTACCACCACAATACTCACCCCATCATCCCGGTTCAAGTCCTGGAGTATATGCATTATGGACTGAGCATTCCCAGTGTCCAGCTCTCCGGTTGGTTCATCAGCAAGTATCAAGGAGGGATCATTAATCAAAGCTCGGGATATGGCAACCCTCTGCTGTTCTCCCCCAGATAACTGTGTGGGGCGTTTATGGTACTTACCATCCAAGCCCATCTTGTCCAGGACCCCCATTGCCTTTTCTGAGTCCTTGTGGATCATGGGGAGCATGACATTCTCCAGGGCAGAAAGCTGGGATAAAAGGTTGAATCTCTGGAATACAAATCCAATTTCATTCCTCCGGAGTAGAGCTTGTTCTTTCAGGGATAATTCACTGGTTTGCCTACCATTTATACGGAACAACCCACGGCTAGGTGTGTCCAGTATCCCAGCCACATGGAGGAATGTTGATTTACCCGAACCAGAGGGTCCCATTACTGCGGTGAAGGAACCTTCCTCCAGGGTGAGATTTAACCCAGCCAGGGCGTTTACATGCACATCTCCCATGGGATAGGTTTTCCATACATCTTTAAATTCAAGTACATGATTATTCATTTCTCAACGCCTCCACTACTTCTAGTTTTGAAGCCTTCATGGACGGATAAAGTCCGGCGAGTATGCTTAGAATGGTAGCACCACCAACCACCCCTAAAATCAACCATACAGGCATCATCCCAGCCATGTATTCTTCCAGATTCAGGGCATTGGCAATGACTATGATTCCAATGATTCCCAATGTAACTCCTATCACACCACCTAAAAAGCCTAAAAATCCGGATTCAAATAGAATGCTTCCCTTTATTTCCCAGTTGGTAAATCCAATGGCCTTTAGAACGCCCAGTTCTCTGGTTCGTTCCATGACACTGATGAGCATGGTGTTTATGACACTGATGATTCCCACCAGCAGGGCCATGCTGGCTATTATTCCCATGAAAAGCAGCGCCTGGTTAGTCATTTCCTGAACTTCTTCCACCTTGTCAGACTTGGTTACTGCGGAAACTCCGGTTACCTGTTTTTCCACCTCGTCAGCCACGGTTTTAGGGTCTCCATTGGTCTGGACGTAGATGGCTCCCACCCTGTTACCGGCGATCTCTTTGGCCTGGGCCTGGTTTATGTGAACGTAAAGGGCAGTCACCTCTTTGGAGATCCCAGTTACAGTTAACTCCTGATCCTTAACCTTTATTTTACTCCCAATACCATAACCAAATTTATCGGCCACCGCCTGGTTAATAACCACGCCTTCTGTCCCGTTTATGATCCTAACATCCTTCCAGTTATTGGTTCCTTCGAAAAATAATCGGGTGCCGTTTATTTCCTCTGATAAAAGTGTTACCTCCCGGAAGTCATATAACTGTGGCATGTTCCGGATCTTGGATACTGTTTCTGTGTCCATTAATAAGGTCCCAGTAGTAGATGCTGGAGAGATAGCGAGATCATACATATAGGAATTGGTTTCATCCTTAATGGCAGTGGTTGTGCCTGCAGTTACTCCCAGAAGCACCATGAGGGTGGCTGCGCCAATGATTATTCCCAACATGGTCAGGGCACTTCTCATTTTTCTTCTTCTGATGTTGTTGAATGCTAATTTGTATAGGTCCATTTCTTTTTCACTCCATTTTAATTTGATAATTGTTTAAACCAGGGGGGAGGAGGATTAAACCCCCCTCGTGTTTAATGAGTTAAATTTCTATTATTAGGTCTGGATTTCTCCATCCAAGACTTCAATGGTTCTCTCGGCCATGGCAGCCACATTCATGTCATGGGTTACCATGATTAATGTGACGTTTTCCTGTTCATGAAGCTCCTTGAGGCGTTGGAGGATCATCTGCCCATTTTTAGAGTCAAGAGAACCGGTGGGTTCATCTGCCAGTATGATTGAAGGGGAGTTAGCCAGTGCGCGGGCAATAGCCACCCTCTGCCTCTCACCACCAGATAGTTCTGTGGGGTTCCTGGCAGCCTTATCCTTTAATTTAACGTACTCCAAAAGCTTCAGCGCCCTTTCGTTCATCTGTTTGCTTTTATAGCCATTTCCATACATGGGGATGGTGACATTCTCCAAGGCACTGAGATTGGGGATTAGATTATGTAACTGGAATATGAATCCCATCTTCCTGGAGCGAAAATCACTTAAATCCTTCTTCAGGGTGAGATCGTTCCCTGAAACCTGGATGGATCCTTCATCAGCAGTGTCCAGTGCACCAATCATATTTAGGAGGGTGGATTTACCAGAACCAGAGGGACCTATAATGGATACGAATTCTCCCTCCCTGATTTTAAGGTCAATTCCATTTAATGCCTTAATCCTCCCGTTGTCATAGCTTTTCTTGAGATTTTTTATGTCCACAATGTTTCCATTATTCATAGCGCAACGCCTCCGTTGGTGGTAGCCTACTAGCCCTTATGGCAGGATATAGGCCCCCAATTACTCCCACAAATATGGCGATTCCCAGGGCCCGTAAAGCCAGGGCTGGAGTGAATATTAACTGTAATGGAGTATCTGAGAAGGTTATGATGGCTTCAATTCCTATAACTCCCAGAATTATTCCCACCAGACCGGCAAGTATGGTTAGAACCACGGATTCCCCCAGTATCATAGAGAGAATTCTTCTGCTTTTCCATCCCACCGCTTTAAGAACACCAATCTCCCGGGTTCTCTCAAAGACAGACATGATCATGGTGTTGATAATGCCGATTCCACCGATAACAATTGCCAGGAGAGAAATTGCCATTGAAGCAGTTTCTACCATTTGTAAACTATCATCAGCCCTCTGGAAATCTTCAAGGGACGATATGGTGGTTAATTCCCCAGGATAGGTTTTTACAACCCCTTGAGAAACAGTTTTTAAGTCCGCGTTGTTGTTGATCTTAACGTAGATCATGTCCACTTTACCCTCATTTTCATCCAGTGACTGGAGTTTACCCAGAGATAATCCCCCTATGGAATCCAATTCTTTATTCCCAGTTTCATATATTCCAGTTATTGTGTATTTACCTCCATTGACAGTTATAGTGTCTCCAACTTTCTTTTTCATCTTTTCTGAAGCCAGTTTTCCCAGTATTACCTCGTTTTTATCATCAGAAAAGGGATTTCCCTGGATCATTTTGACTCCCAACATGTTCAGATCCTTCTGATATATACCAGCCAAGCCCAGTTGATTACCTTCAACCATCCTGCTACTGGTATAAACACCTGCAGCCTGTTTAACTCCATCCATTTTACTGATTTCATCCACTCGACTGTTTTTTATGGAGTATGAACCTGTTGATGAATCAGAGGTGGTGTTTTTGATTACCACGAAATCAGCTCCACCGGTTTTCAACTGCTCTTCAATACTTACCTTAAGCCCGTCCGTTACCATACCCAGAGCCACAATGGTTGCAATTCCAATGGCAATTCCTATGACTGCCAAAGCCAGGCGGGCTTTGTTTCGGAAGGGGTTTTTTGCCATGAGTTTAATAAATGACATGTTCATCACCTGATAACACTTAAAAGATATTATATCCTTATTAACTACCATTAAATGTGATTTCTTGTAAAAGGAATTCTTAAAAATATTCTTTTTATAAAATTTTCATTTATTTAGCTTTTTTAATCATTAAACTTAATTTTTCCTTTATTTTTTATAATCAATGTCCCTCCAGTTGGGATTAATGAGGCGGTAGCGAAGCGATTCTTGATTTTTTTATTTTTTAATAAAACCCTACCCTCATCAGGACATGGGATTGTTAGTTCCCGTGTTTATTCACTAATTTAAATTACCTCCTTTTCGATAATTCAATTATATCTGTAATCTAATAATAGTTTGAAGCTTTAAAAATAGTTATTCCAGAATTTAGTCCTATTTTCCCCGTTTTTAATTCCATTTCACCCGCAATATACTACAAATTACACCCAAATTCACTCATAATTAAAAGAAATCAAAAATTCATTTGTAATTGAGCTAAAACTATGGCACTAAAAATATTAATTTAAAAATCAGCAGATTAAATTTATTATAATATAAAAAAATGAATTATTAAATTTAAAATTAGAAAATAAGGTTGATTAGTTGGTTTAGAAAAATTAAATAGGGAACTAGATGAGTACTTAGTGATGAACTAACTCTGACTGAGCATTTTCCATGTAGTAAATGTTAGAACTAGATCCACTGAATTCTTCCCAGATCTTCAGGAAAGTGTCAAAATTTTCCTCCATCTTATCGGAGAGGAAATACAATGCACCGTAGCCTTTACCAGTGGATATAACTATATCGTTTTTTTCCAAAACTTCGATATGGTACTTTATTGTCTTGTAGTTTAGAGAAAGCCTTTCAGCGAGTTGATTTGCATTATAAGGCCTGTTTCTTAACTCATCTATGATCCTAGCACGATTCATGCCACCTTTAGTACCGGCCAGTAATTTCCAGAGAAATCTTCTCATAGAACACACCCCCTGTTTCTATCAATCATGTTAAAAATCTCTTTTCCGTCCTTTAATGATTCTTAAATTTAATTTCAAGTATTTGATCATTAATTCATAGAACCATTTAGTTATGTAGGCCATTGCAACTATTAAAATAATTCCTCCAGCTGTTAAACCAATTCCACCGCCTAATATCACCAGAATATTCCAAAAACTCTCATTGGAACCAACCAATTGAGGTAGTGCTATCTGTGGTAGGATAAGATGTAACAACGGGGATAAAACCCAGTAGATTCCAGCCAAGATCATTGCAAACCCAGCCACAAATAGGGTTAATATAATGGCAGCAACGATCAACACTGGTACAGTAACAAATATCAGATTAAAAAGACCCAACCCCATTGCTGCCAGTATTGCTTCAATTATACCCCCCACTGAGGGTTTATTCTCAGCTATTTTAACCATGTGATCTGCTTTGATTTGTTTTGCAACGTTTTTGGGATTGCCTAATGCCCTTGATATTTCTTCTTCACTGCGGCCTTTCCCCAGCCCGATGGCAAAATGTTCCTCGTAGTCTGATA
This DNA window, taken from Methanobacterium subterraneum, encodes the following:
- a CDS encoding isocitrate lyase/PEP mutase family protein; the encoded protein is MNKSKLLRDLILDKETLIMPNAYDPISARMIEKAGFKAVQCSGYSFSIQAAYPRESNITLDDNLKWTRRIVEAVDVPVMADAEDGYGDIKTIPETVEKFMKVGVAGLNLEDQILGKPGPLEIVDEEVMVQKITLAREAAEVKGNSDLVINGRTDALKSTPDREEALNIAIERANAYLDAGATLAFIVYTATMEEVLTITREVKGPVTIAAGMPYNLHNFSISDLKKCGVARISLPSLLIYSSLKSMQKALKHVKMDEMEKLMDNDDLYSVEDLNKLL
- a CDS encoding NAD(P)H-dependent oxidoreductase codes for the protein MEILVILAHPYRESFNHAIYQTVLDTLNENRHQILAHNLYEEEFNPLLEGSELATGETSDPLVLKHRQEIKKAHGIIIIHPNWWGQPPAILKGWTDRVLRSGVAYQFEEGDDGSGVPEGLLVAETALVFNTSNTPLEREIQVFGDPLERIWKDCVFDFCGIKNFNRKMFRTIASSTPKERELWLEDVKKTINTYFP
- a CDS encoding ABC transporter ATP-binding protein, whose translation is MSKDRNIIEIHDLKKSYDDGKIKALNGLNLEVKKGEFLSIMGPSGSGKSTLLNMIGALDVADEGTIKVAGIDLMNTKELNEFRSQEIGFVFQMHNLIPNLTVLENVEIPMYETDLSSSQMHERAMGLLMEVGLEDKADQIPTKLSGGERQRVAIARALVNNPSIILADEPTGSLDSKTGDVILKLMSDLHEKENVTLVMVTHEPYVGNMAERIVNVLDGKIKN
- a CDS encoding ABC transporter permease; the encoded protein is MSYLKLILKNPFRNKTRGALAIVGIAIGIMVIVALGMVTGGLKESTTSTLKAGAAEINVMQTGSSSMGSGRVNESRVTELQNISGVKETAGLLKATNTSTSGSSVGTSSTGTTSGTISMGSGGPNSLGGLSVTGMDPGKLSLAGIENVTGSLYETTSENQVIIGKTVSTNLNKSVGDTVNLFGKDFTITGIFETGNFMTDAGVFMSLTTLQNLTSNNNTVSTIAVKINPDANTTEVSKSIETTYPNELSTTSAEAIAGRMNSALSTIDAATWAISLLAIVIGGVGVINTMIMSVFERTREIGVLKAVGWKEKRILGMILGESVVLTLIAAVVGTIVAVVGVVVLLSLSFGGTIEPSFAPEIFLEAFVVAFVVGIIGGLYPAYRASRLSPTEALRYE
- a CDS encoding winged helix-turn-helix domain-containing protein; its protein translation is MRKLLWWLIAGSTGGPNRAKIILALHQRPYNANQLSEVLNLNYKTIRHHIKVLEENNVITSPGKRKYGEMYFLTDKMEENFDTFQGIWGELKVD
- a CDS encoding GNAT family N-acetyltransferase, encoding MIELRKATIKDRKKAYQWLYFSDFSDFLNQLQGYTSDNLPSYKEFQSDYEDYFFTGSQEERGRCYIIVSRKNGKTDDIGIISYTSFHLQDKITEFDIWLKERSCTGHGYGTKAILQLASRIKDMGYDKVIMRPSKHNKMAIRSYKKAGFVEEGLEPASYYLPEYVDEFADGDCGPGGDVFLVLYL
- a CDS encoding ABC transporter ATP-binding protein — translated: MNNHVLEFKDVWKTYPMGDVHVNALAGLNLTLEEGSFTAVMGPSGSGKSTFLHVAGILDTPSRGLFRINGRQTSELSLKEQALLRRNEIGFVFQRFNLLSQLSALENVMLPMIHKDSEKAMGVLDKMGLDGKYHKRPTQLSGGEQQRVAISRALINDPSLILADEPTGELDTGNAQSIMHILQDLNRDDGVSIVVVTHNPASASFADEIIKMRDGVVIK
- a CDS encoding ABC transporter permease is translated as MDLYKLAFNNIRRRKMRSALTMLGIIIGAATLMVLLGVTAGTTTAIKDETNSYMYDLAISPASTTGTLLMDTETVSKIRNMPQLYDFREVTLLSEEINGTRLFFEGTNNWKDVRIINGTEGVVINQAVADKFGYGIGSKIKVKDQELTVTGISKEVTALYVHINQAQAKEIAGNRVGAIYVQTNGDPKTVADEVEKQVTGVSAVTKSDKVEEVQEMTNQALLFMGIIASMALLVGIISVINTMLISVMERTRELGVLKAIGFTNWEIKGSILFESGFLGFLGGVIGVTLGIIGIIVIANALNLEEYMAGMMPVWLILGVVGGATILSILAGLYPSMKASKLEVVEALRNE
- a CDS encoding ABC transporter ATP-binding protein, whose protein sequence is MNNGNIVDIKNLKKSYDNGRIKALNGIDLKIREGEFVSIIGPSGSGKSTLLNMIGALDTADEGSIQVSGNDLTLKKDLSDFRSRKMGFIFQLHNLIPNLSALENVTIPMYGNGYKSKQMNERALKLLEYVKLKDKAARNPTELSGGERQRVAIARALANSPSIILADEPTGSLDSKNGQMILQRLKELHEQENVTLIMVTHDMNVAAMAERTIEVLDGEIQT
- a CDS encoding ABC transporter permease; this translates as MSFIKLMAKNPFRNKARLALAVIGIAIGIATIVALGMVTDGLKVSIEEQLKTGGADFVVIKNTTSDSSTGSYSIKNSRVDEISKMDGVKQAAGVYTSSRMVEGNQLGLAGIYQKDLNMLGVKMIQGNPFSDDKNEVILGKLASEKMKKKVGDTITVNGGKYTITGIYETGNKELDSIGGLSLGKLQSLDENEGKVDMIYVKINNNADLKTVSQGVVKTYPGELTTISSLEDFQRADDSLQMVETASMAISLLAIVIGGIGIINTMIMSVFERTREIGVLKAVGWKSRRILSMILGESVVLTILAGLVGIILGVIGIEAIITFSDTPLQLIFTPALALRALGIAIFVGVIGGLYPAIRASRLPPTEALRYE
- a CDS encoding ArsR/SmtB family transcription factor; protein product: MRRFLWKLLAGTKGGMNRARIIDELRNRPYNANQLAERLSLNYKTIKYHIEVLEKNDIVISTGKGYGALYFLSDKMEENFDTFLKIWEEFSGSSSNIYYMENAQSELVHH
- a CDS encoding HAAS signaling domain-containing protein; protein product: MNKQEYIEELSRLLRKLPKEDREDIISDYEEHFAIGLGKGRSEEEISRALGNPKNVAKQIKADHMVKIAENKPSVGGIIEAILAAMGLGLFNLIFVTVPVLIVAAIILTLFVAGFAMILAGIYWVLSPLLHLILPQIALPQLVGSNESFWNILVILGGGIGLTAGGIILIVAMAYITKWFYELMIKYLKLNLRIIKGRKRDF